One window of the Choristoneura fumiferana chromosome 18, NRCan_CFum_1, whole genome shotgun sequence genome contains the following:
- the Fic gene encoding FIC domain protein adenylyltransferase, producing the protein MLFIGRTSESEKMKLSDSKYFYSKMILERFRTVLILSSVVCTLAVVVSLHKLLTHEAKFAKPFFPIPIGLYGNYLETVSDEAPLPLAKPRDSVRDAEAVVSLNAALEMKKHGKADKALKLFQHAFALSPKHADVLNHYGEFLEDTKKDVVRADQLYTLALSNFPDHSGALMNRQRTASIVENLDREMLRKIDEKRDALSSIPENNSALRRAKKEAYFQHIYHTVGIEGNTMTLQQTRSILETRIAVSGKSVDEHNEILGLDAAMKYINATLLYRLRDITMGDILEIHKRVLGHVDPVEGGQFRRTQVYVGGHIPPGPTEIQRLMLQFLEWLNSEDALDLHPVRYAALAHYKLVHIHPFIDGNGRTSRLLMNLLLMQAGFPPVIVPKQHRHLYYQHLQTANEGDVRPFVRFIAQCTERTLNLYLWATSEFAHMVPAIGDPHILGELDVMDEPL; encoded by the exons ATGCTGTTCATAGGTAGGACTTCAGAGTCCGAGAAAATGAAGCTCAGTGACTCAAAGTATTTCTACTCGAAAATGATTTTAGAAAGGTTTAGGACAGTGTTGATATTGTCTAGTGTTGTGTGTACGTTGGCTGTGGTCGTTTCTTTGCACAAGTTACTAACTCATGAAGCGAAATTTGCGAAACCTTTCTTCCCTATACCGATAGGTTTGTATGGTAACTATTTGGAGACGGTATCCGATGAGGCGCCGCTGCCGTTGGCTAAGCCCCGGGACTCCGTGCGCGACGCCGAGGCTGTGGTGTCGTTAAACGCAGCTTTAGAGATGAAGAAGCATGGCAAAGCAGACAAAGCCTTAAAACTCTTCCAGCACGCATTTGCTCTGTCCCCGAAGCACGCAGATGTGCTAAACCACTATGGGGAGTTCTTAGAAGACACCAAAAAAGATGTGGTGAGAGCTGACCAACTGTACACACTAGCGTTAAGTAATTTTCCAGATCATTCTGGAGCTTTAATGAATAGACAAAGAACAGCGAGCATAGTTGAAAACTTAGACCGGGAAATGTTAAGAAAAATAGATGAGAAAAGAGACGCCTTGTCCTCTATACCAGAAAATAATTCAGCTCTACGAAGAGCTAAGAAAGAGGCATACTTCCAACATATTTACCACACTGTTGGTATAGAGGGTAACACAATGACATTGCAGCAAACACGGAGTATATTAGAAACTAGGATTGCAGTTTCTGGCAAAAGCGTTGATGAGCACAATGAGATTTTAGGTTTGGATGCGGCAATGAAGTatattaatgctactttgttgtACCGCTTACGAGATATTACTATGGGGGATATATTGGAGATACACAAAAGAGTTTTGGGTCATGTGGACCCTGTGGAAGGGGGACAGTTCAGAAGAACGCAGGTGTATGTTGGGGGACACATCCCACCGGGCCCCACTGAGATTCAAAGGCTAATGCTTCAATTTCTGGAGTGGTTAAACTCTGAAGATGCATTAGACTTACATCCTGTAAG ATATGCAGCCCTGGCCCACTACAAGCTGGTCCACATCCACCCGTTCATAGACGGCAACGGGCGCACCTCGCGCCTCCTCATGAACCTGCTCCTAATGCAGGCCGGCTTCCCTCCAGTCATCGTGCCCAAGCAGCACCGACATCTCTACTACCAGCATTTGCAGACTGCCAATGAAGGGGACGTCCGACCTTTTGTCAG ATTCATAGCACAATGCACGGAGCGCACACTAAACCTGTATTTGTGGGCGACGAGCGAGTTCGCCCACATGGTGCCAGCCATCGGAGACCCGCACATATTGGGAGAACTGGACGTCATGGACGAACCACTGTGA